A single Eubalaena glacialis isolate mEubGla1 chromosome 18, mEubGla1.1.hap2.+ XY, whole genome shotgun sequence DNA region contains:
- the CBFA2T3 gene encoding protein CBFA2T3 isoform X1, with translation MPGSPAEVKTQPRATPPSMPPPPPAASQGATRHPSFTPHTNREDGPAMSLPHGRFHGCLKWSMVCLLMNGSSPSPTAVSGTPSTPSGFSNGPATSCTAALSTQQLPPACGARQLSKLKRFLATLQQFGSDISPEIGERVRTLVLGLVNSTLTIEEFHSKLQEATNFPLRPFVIPFLKANLPLLQRELLHCARLAKQTPAQYLAQHEQLLLDANASSPTDPSELLPEVNENGKRRTPDRTKENGSDRDPLHPDHLSKRPCTLSPAQRCSPSNGLPQPTPPPHYRLEDMAVAHHFRDSYRHLDPRELRERHRQLAVHGSRPEEVIDHRLTEREWSEEWKHLNNLLNCIMDMAEKTRRSLTVLRRCQEADREELNHWIRRYSDAAEDSKKGPAPPARPLGSSVGAEGSQLDVHRESVPRTLSSYMPEEIWRKAEEAVNEVKRQAMSELQKAVSDAERKAHELISMERAKMERALAEARRQASEDALTVVNQQEDSSESCWNCGRKASETCSGCNAARYCGSFCQHKDWEKHHHVCGQSLQGPSAAVVEPVPGQSDATPGLGPCLPPAAASPSEAGSTGPSRPGSPGPPGPLDAAPR, from the exons ACCGCCTGCCGCGTCCCAGGGGGCCACACGACACCCCTCCTTCACGCCCCACACAA ATCGAGAGGACGGGCCTGCGATGTCTCTGCCCCACGGCCGTTTTCATGGCTGCTTAAAATGGTCTATGGTCTGTCTTT TGATGAACGGTAGCAGCCCCTCGCCCACGGCCGTCAGCGGCACCCCGTCCACGCCCAGCGGCTTCAGCAATGGCCCAGCCACCTCGTGCACCGCCGCTCTGTCCACACAGCAGCTGCCCCCGGCCTGCGGGGCGCGGCAGCTCAGCAAGCTGAAGCGCTTCCTGGCCACCCTGCAGCAGTTCGGCAGCGACATCTCCCCGGAGATCGGGGAGCGCGTGCGCACGCTGGTGCTGGGGCTCGTG aaCTCCACGCTGACCATCGAGGAGTTCCATTCCAAGCTCCAGGAGGCCACCAACTTCCCGCTGCGGCCGTTCGTCATCCCCTTCCTGAAG gCTAACCTGCCCCTGCTGCAGCGGGAGCTCCTGCACTGCGCCCGCCTGGCAAAGCAGACCCCCGCCCAGTACCTGGCCCAGCACGAGCAGCTCCTGCTGGATGCCAACGCCTCTTCCCCCACCGACCCCTCGGAGCTCCTCCCGGAGGTCAACGAGAACGGCAAGAGGAGAACACCTGACAG GACCAAAGAGAACGGGTCAGACCGTGACCCTCTGCACCCGGACCACCTCAGCAAACGGCCGTGCACCCTGAGCCCCGCCCAGCGCTGCAGCCCCAGCAACGGGCTGCCCCAGCCCACGCCGCCTCCGCACTACCGCCTGGAGGACATGGCCGTGGCCCACCACTTCCGGGACTCCTACCGCCACCTTGACCCCCGGGAGCTGCGGGAGCGCCATCGGCAGCTGG CCGTGCACGGGTCCCGGCCTGAGGAAGTGATTGACCACAGGCTCACGGAGCGCGAGTGGTCGGAGGAGTGGAAGCACCTCAACAAC CTCCTGAACTGCATCATGGACATGGCCGAGAAGACGCGGCGGTCGCTCACCGTGCTGCGCCGCTGCCAGGAGGCCGACCGCGAGGAGCTCAACCACTGGATCCGGCGCTACAGTGACGCCGCCGAGGACAGCAAGAAGGGCCCCGCGCCCCCCGCCCGGCCCCTCGGCAGCTCCGTGGGCGCTGAGGGCTCTCAGCTAG ATGTCCACCGGGAGTCCGTGCCTCGGACCCTGTCCAGCTACATGCCCGAGGAGATCTGGAGAAAGGCTG AGGAAGCAGTGAACGAGGTGAAGCGGCAGGCGATGTCAGAGCTGCAGAAAGCCGTGTCTGACGCTGAGCGCAAGGCCCACGAGCTCATCAGCATGGAGCGAGCCAAGATGGAGCGGGCCCTGGCCGAGGCGCGGCGGCAGGCCTCCGAGGACGCCCTCACCGTGGTCAACCAGCAGGAGGACTCCAGCGAG AGCTGCTGGAACTGCGGGCGCAAGGCCAGCGAGACGTGCAGCGGCTGCAACGCGGCCCGCTACTGCGGCTCCTTCTGCCAGCACAAGGACTGGGAGAAGCACCACCATGTGTGCGGCCAGAGCCTGCAGGGCCCCTCGGCCGCAGTGGTCGAGCCAGTGCCCGGACAGTCCGATGCCACCCCAGGCCTGGGCCCCTGCCTGCCCCCGGCCGCCGCCAGCCCCAGCGAGGCGGGCTCCACGGGGCCCTCCCGCCCCGGCTCCCCCGGCCCGCCCGGCCCGCTGGACGCCGCGCCCCGCTGA
- the CBFA2T3 gene encoding protein CBFA2T3 isoform X2, translating to MPGSPAEVKTQPRATPPSMPPPPPAASQGATRHPSFTPHTMMNGSSPSPTAVSGTPSTPSGFSNGPATSCTAALSTQQLPPACGARQLSKLKRFLATLQQFGSDISPEIGERVRTLVLGLVNSTLTIEEFHSKLQEATNFPLRPFVIPFLKANLPLLQRELLHCARLAKQTPAQYLAQHEQLLLDANASSPTDPSELLPEVNENGKRRTPDRTKENGSDRDPLHPDHLSKRPCTLSPAQRCSPSNGLPQPTPPPHYRLEDMAVAHHFRDSYRHLDPRELRERHRQLAVHGSRPEEVIDHRLTEREWSEEWKHLNNLLNCIMDMAEKTRRSLTVLRRCQEADREELNHWIRRYSDAAEDSKKGPAPPARPLGSSVGAEGSQLDVHRESVPRTLSSYMPEEIWRKAEEAVNEVKRQAMSELQKAVSDAERKAHELISMERAKMERALAEARRQASEDALTVVNQQEDSSESCWNCGRKASETCSGCNAARYCGSFCQHKDWEKHHHVCGQSLQGPSAAVVEPVPGQSDATPGLGPCLPPAAASPSEAGSTGPSRPGSPGPPGPLDAAPR from the exons ACCGCCTGCCGCGTCCCAGGGGGCCACACGACACCCCTCCTTCACGCCCCACACAA TGATGAACGGTAGCAGCCCCTCGCCCACGGCCGTCAGCGGCACCCCGTCCACGCCCAGCGGCTTCAGCAATGGCCCAGCCACCTCGTGCACCGCCGCTCTGTCCACACAGCAGCTGCCCCCGGCCTGCGGGGCGCGGCAGCTCAGCAAGCTGAAGCGCTTCCTGGCCACCCTGCAGCAGTTCGGCAGCGACATCTCCCCGGAGATCGGGGAGCGCGTGCGCACGCTGGTGCTGGGGCTCGTG aaCTCCACGCTGACCATCGAGGAGTTCCATTCCAAGCTCCAGGAGGCCACCAACTTCCCGCTGCGGCCGTTCGTCATCCCCTTCCTGAAG gCTAACCTGCCCCTGCTGCAGCGGGAGCTCCTGCACTGCGCCCGCCTGGCAAAGCAGACCCCCGCCCAGTACCTGGCCCAGCACGAGCAGCTCCTGCTGGATGCCAACGCCTCTTCCCCCACCGACCCCTCGGAGCTCCTCCCGGAGGTCAACGAGAACGGCAAGAGGAGAACACCTGACAG GACCAAAGAGAACGGGTCAGACCGTGACCCTCTGCACCCGGACCACCTCAGCAAACGGCCGTGCACCCTGAGCCCCGCCCAGCGCTGCAGCCCCAGCAACGGGCTGCCCCAGCCCACGCCGCCTCCGCACTACCGCCTGGAGGACATGGCCGTGGCCCACCACTTCCGGGACTCCTACCGCCACCTTGACCCCCGGGAGCTGCGGGAGCGCCATCGGCAGCTGG CCGTGCACGGGTCCCGGCCTGAGGAAGTGATTGACCACAGGCTCACGGAGCGCGAGTGGTCGGAGGAGTGGAAGCACCTCAACAAC CTCCTGAACTGCATCATGGACATGGCCGAGAAGACGCGGCGGTCGCTCACCGTGCTGCGCCGCTGCCAGGAGGCCGACCGCGAGGAGCTCAACCACTGGATCCGGCGCTACAGTGACGCCGCCGAGGACAGCAAGAAGGGCCCCGCGCCCCCCGCCCGGCCCCTCGGCAGCTCCGTGGGCGCTGAGGGCTCTCAGCTAG ATGTCCACCGGGAGTCCGTGCCTCGGACCCTGTCCAGCTACATGCCCGAGGAGATCTGGAGAAAGGCTG AGGAAGCAGTGAACGAGGTGAAGCGGCAGGCGATGTCAGAGCTGCAGAAAGCCGTGTCTGACGCTGAGCGCAAGGCCCACGAGCTCATCAGCATGGAGCGAGCCAAGATGGAGCGGGCCCTGGCCGAGGCGCGGCGGCAGGCCTCCGAGGACGCCCTCACCGTGGTCAACCAGCAGGAGGACTCCAGCGAG AGCTGCTGGAACTGCGGGCGCAAGGCCAGCGAGACGTGCAGCGGCTGCAACGCGGCCCGCTACTGCGGCTCCTTCTGCCAGCACAAGGACTGGGAGAAGCACCACCATGTGTGCGGCCAGAGCCTGCAGGGCCCCTCGGCCGCAGTGGTCGAGCCAGTGCCCGGACAGTCCGATGCCACCCCAGGCCTGGGCCCCTGCCTGCCCCCGGCCGCCGCCAGCCCCAGCGAGGCGGGCTCCACGGGGCCCTCCCGCCCCGGCTCCCCCGGCCCGCCCGGCCCGCTGGACGCCGCGCCCCGCTGA